One segment of Curtobacterium sp. MR_MD2014 DNA contains the following:
- a CDS encoding SDR family oxidoreductase encodes MSQLDKQDPRSQYARPPFPPQTQQGSGLASAMDPAPDHGETTYLGTGRMPGYRVLVTGADSGIGRAAAIAMAKEGADVALNALPEEREDLEQVRDVVGDLGRRAVLLPGDLTDEAFCDTLVRDAVSELGGLDALVLVAGHQQVHEDVTEQSTEDFDRTIKVNLYSMFWLVRAAVPHMAPGSAIVTTSSVSAYQPQDRMIDYAATKSAIITYTNGLARQLAAKGIRANCVVPGPVWTPLQPISYPGDEIAAYGQDTPFGRPAQPVELGSAYVHLAGPESSYTSGSTLTVAGATGVAL; translated from the coding sequence ATGAGCCAGCTCGACAAGCAGGACCCGCGTTCGCAGTACGCCCGGCCGCCGTTCCCGCCGCAGACCCAGCAGGGGTCCGGGCTGGCCAGCGCGATGGACCCGGCGCCCGACCACGGCGAGACGACCTACCTCGGGACGGGGCGGATGCCCGGGTACCGGGTGCTCGTGACCGGAGCCGACTCCGGCATCGGGCGAGCTGCCGCGATCGCGATGGCGAAGGAAGGGGCCGACGTCGCGTTGAACGCCCTGCCCGAGGAACGCGAGGACCTGGAACAGGTGCGTGACGTCGTCGGCGACCTCGGGCGCAGGGCCGTGCTGCTGCCGGGCGACCTGACCGACGAGGCGTTCTGCGACACCCTCGTGCGCGACGCCGTCAGCGAGCTCGGCGGCCTCGACGCGCTCGTGCTCGTCGCCGGACACCAGCAGGTGCACGAGGACGTGACCGAGCAGTCGACCGAGGACTTCGACCGCACCATCAAGGTCAACCTCTACTCGATGTTCTGGCTGGTGCGAGCGGCCGTCCCGCACATGGCGCCCGGCAGCGCGATCGTCACCACGAGCTCCGTCTCGGCGTACCAACCGCAGGACCGGATGATCGACTACGCCGCCACGAAGTCCGCCATCATCACCTACACGAACGGTCTCGCCCGCCAGCTCGCGGCGAAGGGCATCCGGGCGAACTGCGTCGTGCCGGGGCCGGTGTGGACGCCGCTGCAGCCGATCAGCTACCCCGGTGACGAGATCGCCGCCTACGGTCAGGACACCCCCTTCGGCCGTCCGGCGCAGCCCGTCGAGCTCGGCAGCGCCTACGTCCACCTCGCCGGCCCGGAGTCCTCGTACACGTCCGGCAGCACCCTGACCGTGGCGGGAGCGACCGGGGTCGCGCTGTGA
- a CDS encoding ATP-dependent DNA ligase: MSPVARKTTVTVGDRRIALTNTDKVLYPATGTTKGQVIAYYERVAPWMIPHVKDRPVTRKRWANGVDGGVFFEKNLPDSAPDWVRHHTIAHKEHDTEYPIVDDLPTLVWTAQQAALELHVPQWRFGPRGAQQRPDRLVLDLDPGEGVGLPECVEVALAAREILHGMGLDPYPVTSGSKGIHLYAALDGRATTAQVSDVAHELARALEQDLPDLVLSSMSRAERRGKVFVDWSQNNGNKTTIAPYSLRGRDRPTVAAPRTWRELEERGFAQLEFEEVLDRLEAHGDLLHPVASASLAVGRTDHGHWDGDRTQRANEAEQPARDRLAAYRAKRDASRTPEPVPEGAPTVRKDGTPTFVIQEHHATRDHYDFRLEHEGVLVSWALPKGEPTDPGKNHLAVQTEDHPLEYGSFEGTIPQAEYGGGTVTIWDDGTYELEKWRDGEEVIVTLHGRTNGVRRLALLHTRGRGRGKDGDEQNWLIHRTKDQPDRLADGGGEADAARASRTPTPTPSTAERQRIGRAAPATTPPAERRAMLASPVQGEPRLDPAAWAFEMKWDGVRALATVRDGRVTLRSRNDNDLTAQYPELQELGERAGVDGVFDGEVVALDERGRPSFGLLQDRMGLTGARDVEAARRRTPVRLLLFDVLEADGHDLTRLGYDARREALLTVVEPGGVIDVPQAVDGDLDHAVAASRERGLEGVVAKKRSSRYAEGRRSEAWVKIKHHATQEVVVGGWRPGRGRRAGGVGSLLLGVPGPDGLEYVGRVGTGFSDRDLDEIGEALGKTERKTSPFVEVPRPDARDAHWVTPRRVGEVEFAEWTADGRLRQPSWRGWRPDKGPEDVVRES, from the coding sequence GTGAGCCCCGTCGCCCGGAAGACCACCGTCACGGTCGGCGACCGTCGGATCGCCCTGACGAACACCGACAAGGTGCTCTACCCGGCGACCGGGACGACCAAGGGCCAGGTCATCGCCTACTACGAGCGGGTGGCGCCGTGGATGATCCCGCACGTCAAGGACCGCCCCGTGACGCGGAAGCGCTGGGCGAACGGCGTGGACGGCGGGGTCTTCTTCGAGAAGAACCTGCCCGACTCGGCGCCCGACTGGGTCCGTCACCACACGATCGCGCACAAGGAGCACGACACCGAGTACCCGATCGTCGACGACCTGCCGACGCTCGTCTGGACGGCGCAGCAGGCGGCGCTCGAACTGCACGTCCCGCAGTGGCGGTTCGGTCCCCGCGGCGCGCAGCAACGTCCGGACCGGCTCGTGCTCGACCTCGACCCCGGCGAGGGTGTCGGGCTGCCGGAGTGCGTCGAGGTGGCGCTCGCCGCACGCGAGATCCTGCACGGCATGGGGCTCGACCCGTACCCGGTGACGAGCGGCTCGAAGGGCATCCACCTGTACGCGGCGCTCGACGGGCGCGCCACGACCGCACAGGTGTCCGACGTCGCGCACGAGCTCGCCCGGGCGTTGGAGCAGGACCTGCCCGACCTGGTGCTCTCCTCGATGAGCCGCGCCGAGCGACGGGGCAAGGTCTTCGTCGACTGGTCGCAGAACAACGGCAACAAGACGACGATCGCGCCGTACTCCCTGCGCGGCCGTGACCGGCCGACCGTCGCCGCGCCGCGGACCTGGCGGGAGCTCGAGGAGCGCGGGTTCGCCCAGCTGGAGTTCGAGGAGGTCCTCGACCGCCTGGAGGCCCACGGCGACCTCCTGCACCCGGTCGCCTCCGCCTCGCTGGCGGTGGGCAGGACCGACCACGGCCACTGGGACGGCGACCGGACCCAGCGTGCGAACGAGGCAGAGCAACCGGCTCGCGACCGCCTCGCGGCCTACCGCGCGAAGCGCGATGCGTCGCGGACGCCGGAGCCGGTGCCCGAGGGCGCACCGACCGTGCGGAAGGACGGCACGCCGACGTTCGTCATCCAGGAGCACCACGCGACCCGGGACCACTACGACTTCCGGCTCGAGCACGAGGGTGTGCTCGTGAGCTGGGCGTTGCCGAAGGGCGAGCCGACCGACCCCGGGAAGAACCACCTGGCGGTGCAGACCGAGGACCACCCGCTCGAGTACGGCTCGTTCGAGGGGACGATCCCGCAGGCCGAGTACGGCGGGGGGACCGTCACGATCTGGGACGACGGCACCTACGAGCTCGAGAAGTGGCGCGACGGCGAAGAGGTGATCGTCACGCTGCACGGCCGCACGAACGGCGTCCGTCGGCTGGCGCTCCTGCACACCCGAGGGCGGGGCCGCGGGAAGGACGGCGACGAGCAGAACTGGCTCATCCACCGCACGAAGGACCAACCGGACCGTCTCGCCGACGGGGGTGGCGAGGCGGATGCGGCTCGAGCCTCCCGGACACCGACCCCGACGCCGAGCACTGCGGAACGGCAGCGGATCGGCCGTGCCGCGCCCGCGACGACGCCGCCCGCCGAGCGTCGGGCCATGCTCGCGAGCCCCGTGCAGGGGGAGCCGCGTCTCGACCCGGCGGCCTGGGCCTTCGAGATGAAGTGGGACGGCGTCCGTGCCCTGGCGACCGTGCGCGACGGACGGGTCACCCTGCGCAGCCGCAACGACAACGACCTGACCGCGCAGTACCCGGAGCTGCAGGAGCTGGGCGAGCGGGCCGGGGTCGACGGGGTCTTCGACGGCGAGGTCGTGGCGCTGGACGAGCGCGGGCGTCCGTCATTCGGCCTGCTGCAGGACCGCATGGGACTGACCGGGGCTCGTGACGTCGAGGCTGCTCGGCGCCGGACACCCGTGCGCCTGCTGCTCTTCGACGTGCTCGAGGCCGACGGACACGACCTGACCCGGCTCGGCTACGACGCCCGGCGCGAGGCGCTCCTGACCGTCGTCGAGCCGGGTGGGGTGATCGACGTGCCCCAGGCGGTCGACGGTGACCTGGACCATGCCGTGGCGGCGTCGCGTGAGCGGGGGCTCGAGGGCGTCGTCGCGAAGAAACGGTCGTCGCGGTACGCCGAGGGCCGCCGCTCCGAGGCCTGGGTGAAGATCAAGCACCACGCCACGCAGGAGGTCGTCGTCGGTGGGTGGCGGCCCGGCAGGGGGCGCCGGGCCGGTGGCGTCGGATCGCTGCTGTTGGGCGTACCCGGCCCGGACGGACTCGAGTACGTGGGCAGGGTCGGGACGGGGTTCAGCGACCGCGACCTGGACGAGATCGGGGAGGCCCTCGGGAAGACGGAGCGGAAGACCTCGCCGTTCGTCGAGGTCCCTCGCCCGGATGCCCGCGACGCCCACTGGGTCACACCTCGTCGGGTCGGTGAGGTCGAGTTCGCCGAGTGGACGGCGGACGGTCGGCTCCGGCAGCCGTCGTGGCGCGGGTGGCGGCCCGACAAGGGGCCCGAGGACGTCGTCCGCGAGTCCTGA
- a CDS encoding sugar phosphate isomerase/epimerase family protein, which produces MQEHDLLATSWTWAGDEPIADRVRAVGDAGFSGLSLSLDDLHEVRATTGFTALRRALDRAGIVWVQLGPLDRWWSHGGRSTDDEADRGVVLEAAATLGAWQVVVRADTGVHPVTPAAMTADFVDLAAQAEKVGARLVLEPEPWSNLPTVERASRFVAAAGHPNAGLLLDAMHTLRGGSTLASIAQGVAPEVLAAVELSDGLLHTPSGLTLAEESRSARHLPGSGAWDLPGLVRVLRGLGHEEPWGVEVRTAAHRAMPLADALRTAVAATRAVLDAADAADEPAAPAMPTTPAPTSAVDFDAAAPPLDRPVPRTDAGTGAPA; this is translated from the coding sequence GTGCAGGAACACGACCTGCTCGCGACGTCCTGGACCTGGGCGGGCGACGAGCCGATCGCCGACCGGGTCCGAGCCGTCGGGGATGCCGGGTTCTCCGGCCTGTCACTGTCGCTCGACGACCTCCACGAGGTGCGGGCGACGACCGGGTTCACGGCACTGCGACGTGCCCTCGACCGAGCCGGGATCGTCTGGGTGCAGCTCGGCCCCCTCGACCGCTGGTGGAGCCACGGCGGACGCTCGACGGACGACGAGGCCGACCGTGGGGTCGTGCTCGAAGCGGCAGCGACCCTCGGCGCCTGGCAGGTCGTCGTCCGTGCCGACACCGGTGTCCACCCGGTCACGCCAGCGGCGATGACCGCGGACTTCGTCGACCTCGCCGCGCAGGCCGAGAAGGTCGGTGCCCGCCTGGTCCTCGAACCGGAGCCCTGGTCGAACCTGCCCACCGTCGAGCGGGCATCGCGCTTCGTCGCCGCGGCCGGCCACCCGAACGCCGGGCTGCTCCTGGACGCCATGCACACGCTGCGCGGCGGCTCCACACTCGCCTCGATCGCCCAAGGCGTCGCGCCGGAGGTGCTCGCCGCGGTGGAGCTCAGCGACGGCCTGCTGCACACCCCGTCCGGACTCACCCTCGCCGAGGAGTCCCGCAGTGCCCGACACCTGCCGGGATCGGGCGCATGGGACCTGCCCGGGCTCGTCCGCGTGCTCCGGGGGCTCGGACACGAGGAGCCCTGGGGTGTCGAGGTCCGGACGGCCGCGCACCGGGCGATGCCCCTGGCCGACGCGCTCCGGACCGCCGTGGCCGCGACCCGGGCCGTGCTCGACGCCGCGGACGCCGCGGACGAGCCCGCTGCCCCGGCGATGCCGACCACGCCTGCCCCGACCTCCGCCGTCGACTTCGACGCCGCCGCACCTCCGCTCGATCGACCGGTGCCCCGGACCGACGCGGGTACAGGCGCACCCGCGTAG
- a CDS encoding fumarylacetoacetate hydrolase family protein, whose amino-acid sequence MQDLVIPAPDQPTLPTTAGGRFPVRRVYCVGRNYAAHAREMGHDPDREPPFFFTKPASALVTDGADTPYPPGTDRLEHEVELVVALGRGGSDVAVTDALDLVWGYGVGIDLTRRDVQAEAKRLGRPWDLAKGFDASAPVGTLVPAAGVDPTTGAIGLRVDDALRQSGDLADQVWSVAETIAELSRWVTLAPGDLLFTGTPDGVGPLQRGQVVTGFVTEVGTVTTRIV is encoded by the coding sequence GTGCAGGACCTCGTCATCCCCGCTCCGGACCAGCCCACGCTGCCGACCACGGCCGGCGGTCGGTTCCCCGTCCGTCGGGTGTACTGCGTCGGTCGCAACTACGCAGCCCACGCCCGGGAGATGGGCCACGACCCTGACCGCGAGCCGCCGTTCTTCTTCACGAAGCCGGCCAGCGCCCTGGTCACCGACGGCGCCGACACCCCCTACCCGCCGGGTACGGACCGCCTCGAGCACGAGGTCGAACTCGTCGTCGCGCTCGGTCGTGGCGGGTCGGACGTCGCCGTGACGGACGCCCTCGACCTGGTGTGGGGCTACGGCGTGGGCATCGACCTGACGCGTCGCGACGTGCAGGCCGAGGCCAAGCGGCTCGGTCGGCCGTGGGACCTGGCGAAGGGCTTCGACGCCTCGGCCCCGGTCGGGACGCTCGTCCCGGCCGCCGGGGTCGACCCGACCACCGGCGCGATCGGCCTCCGCGTGGACGACGCACTGCGACAGTCGGGCGACCTGGCCGACCAGGTCTGGTCGGTGGCCGAGACGATCGCCGAGCTCTCGCGGTGGGTGACCCTCGCCCCGGGTGACCTGCTGTTCACCGGGACCCCGGACGGCGTCGGGCCGCTGCAGCGCGGCCAGGTCGTCACCGGCTTCGTCACCGAGGTCGGAACGGTGACGACCCGTATCGTCTGA
- a CDS encoding phosphoketolase family protein has product MAPVHIPSTDRIRAIDAWWRAANYLTVGQIYLLDNPLLTRPIDPDDVKPRLLGHWGTSPALNLVYAHCNALIAETDRDLLYVCGPGHGGPAMNANAWLEGTWGELYPDITPDPEGLRKFFKQFSFPGGIPSHAAPETPGSIHEGGELGYSLAHAYGAALDNPDLVVACVVGDGEAETGPLSGSWQAHTFLDPVSDGAVLPILNLNGWKIANPTVLARIPDEDLTAYFRGLGYEPIVVDSARVDHDPFAVHALFDGALRRALASIDDIQAAARAQAERAAAGQPAGAADLRPRWPMIVLRTPKGWTGPQEVDGERVEGTFRAHQVPLPAVREDAGHREQLEEWMRSYRPDELFDADGQPTGILTTIRPQGDLRMSATPHANGGRIRTALDRPPLEPYAVPVGEDASSTATLGPWLAELTSRNGSSFRLFGPDETVSNKLDAVFDVTSRVWRARRAAGDEHLGARGRVIEVLSEHLLEGMLEGYVLTGRHGLLNTYEAFAHIIDSMVGQYAKWLESSTDIDWRAPVSNLSILLSSHVWRQDHNGFSHQDPGFLDVVASKQQDLVRIKLPADANTLLAVAAHAFETTDRIEVIVAGKHPEPVFLSLEDAVAHAAAGLGVWDWAGTEQTVGRADVLLASAGDVPTVEAVAAADIIRKHAPEVGVRFVNVVDLLSLGDPRKHEHPVSDERYDEVFLPGTPTVFAFHGYPSLVHQLTYRRNGHDDLHVHGFLEQGTTTSPFDMLMLNEMDRFSLAHDALSRVDADAHADLLAKLTEARDTARTFAYSKGEDHPSLSGWEFRGWPQDEPTDGGTGGDPGAGETEGAAPGN; this is encoded by the coding sequence ATGGCCCCCGTACACATCCCGAGCACCGACCGGATCCGGGCGATCGACGCCTGGTGGCGCGCCGCGAACTACCTCACCGTCGGGCAGATCTACCTCCTCGACAACCCACTGCTCACCCGTCCCATCGACCCGGACGACGTGAAGCCGCGCCTGCTCGGGCACTGGGGCACCTCCCCCGCGCTGAACCTCGTCTACGCGCACTGCAACGCGCTCATCGCCGAGACCGACCGCGACCTCCTCTACGTGTGCGGGCCCGGGCACGGTGGCCCCGCGATGAACGCGAACGCCTGGCTCGAGGGGACCTGGGGCGAGCTGTACCCGGACATCACGCCGGACCCCGAGGGGCTCCGGAAGTTCTTCAAGCAGTTCTCGTTCCCGGGCGGCATCCCGTCCCACGCCGCCCCGGAGACGCCCGGATCCATCCACGAGGGCGGCGAGCTCGGCTACTCGCTCGCGCACGCGTACGGCGCGGCGCTCGACAACCCGGACCTCGTCGTGGCGTGCGTCGTCGGTGACGGCGAGGCCGAGACCGGTCCCCTGTCCGGCTCCTGGCAGGCGCACACCTTCCTCGACCCGGTGTCCGACGGAGCCGTGCTGCCGATCCTCAACCTCAACGGCTGGAAGATCGCGAACCCGACCGTCCTCGCGCGCATCCCCGACGAGGACCTCACCGCGTACTTCCGTGGCCTCGGGTACGAGCCGATCGTCGTCGACTCCGCACGCGTGGACCACGACCCGTTCGCGGTGCACGCGCTGTTCGACGGTGCCCTCCGCCGCGCGCTCGCGAGCATCGACGACATCCAGGCCGCCGCTCGGGCCCAGGCCGAACGGGCCGCAGCCGGACAGCCGGCAGGCGCAGCCGACCTGCGTCCACGCTGGCCGATGATCGTGCTCCGTACCCCGAAGGGCTGGACCGGCCCGCAGGAGGTCGACGGCGAGCGCGTCGAGGGCACCTTCCGCGCCCACCAGGTCCCGCTGCCGGCCGTGCGCGAGGACGCCGGACACCGCGAGCAGCTCGAGGAGTGGATGCGGAGCTACCGCCCGGACGAGCTGTTCGACGCCGACGGCCAGCCGACCGGGATCCTCACGACCATCCGGCCGCAGGGCGACCTCCGCATGAGCGCCACGCCGCACGCCAACGGCGGGCGCATCCGCACCGCGCTCGACCGTCCGCCGCTCGAGCCGTACGCGGTCCCCGTCGGCGAGGACGCCAGCTCGACCGCGACCCTCGGGCCGTGGCTCGCTGAGCTGACCTCGCGGAACGGGTCGTCCTTCCGCCTGTTCGGTCCCGACGAGACGGTGTCGAACAAGCTCGACGCCGTGTTCGACGTGACCTCCCGGGTGTGGCGTGCCCGTCGCGCGGCCGGTGACGAGCACCTCGGCGCTCGTGGCCGGGTCATCGAGGTCCTGTCGGAGCACCTGCTCGAGGGGATGCTCGAGGGCTACGTGCTCACCGGCCGCCACGGACTGCTCAACACCTACGAGGCGTTCGCGCACATCATCGACTCGATGGTCGGGCAGTACGCGAAGTGGCTCGAGTCGTCGACCGACATCGACTGGCGCGCGCCCGTGTCGAACCTGTCGATCCTGCTGTCGTCGCACGTGTGGCGGCAGGACCACAACGGCTTCTCGCACCAGGACCCGGGCTTCCTCGACGTCGTCGCCTCGAAGCAGCAGGACCTCGTGCGCATCAAGCTCCCGGCGGACGCGAACACCCTGCTCGCCGTGGCAGCGCACGCGTTCGAGACCACGGACCGCATCGAGGTGATCGTCGCCGGGAAGCACCCCGAGCCGGTCTTCCTGTCCCTCGAGGACGCCGTCGCGCACGCGGCTGCCGGGCTCGGCGTCTGGGACTGGGCCGGAACCGAGCAGACGGTCGGACGCGCCGACGTGCTCCTCGCGAGCGCCGGTGACGTGCCGACGGTCGAGGCCGTCGCCGCCGCGGACATCATCCGGAAGCACGCGCCCGAGGTCGGGGTCCGCTTCGTGAACGTCGTGGACCTGCTGTCCCTCGGCGACCCGCGGAAGCACGAGCACCCGGTCAGCGACGAGCGCTACGACGAGGTCTTCCTGCCCGGCACGCCGACGGTGTTCGCCTTCCACGGCTACCCGTCGCTCGTGCACCAGCTGACGTACCGCCGGAACGGCCACGACGACCTGCACGTGCACGGCTTCCTCGAGCAGGGCACCACCACGTCACCGTTCGACATGCTCATGCTGAACGAGATGGACCGCTTCTCGCTGGCGCACGACGCACTGTCGCGGGTCGACGCCGACGCGCACGCTGACCTGCTCGCGAAGCTCACCGAGGCGCGGGACACCGCGCGGACCTTCGCCTACTCGAAGGGCGAGGACCACCCGTCGCTGTCGGGCTGGGAGTTCCGAGGGTGGCCGCAGGACGAGCCGACCGACGGCGGGACCGGGGGCGACCCGGGCGCCGGCGAGACGGAGGGCGCCGCACCCGGCAACTGA